The proteins below are encoded in one region of Hordeum vulgare subsp. vulgare chromosome 3H, MorexV3_pseudomolecules_assembly, whole genome shotgun sequence:
- the LOC123439820 gene encoding uncharacterized protein LOC123439820, with product MCILMFKRQHPSSSPSSEPGFVAPPTSVGSGASTSCTRWSSSSAGSLSSSKPQDRHQGAPTTPPVPFPLSGSATAITVVQPLRSTPRFPEHTTELRDDRAQEMADLANDYYPDISYYFMEAAGNEE from the exons ATGTGCATACTCATGTTCAAAAGACAACAcccttcttcctctccctcgtCCGAGCCCGGCTTCGTCGCGCCGCCCACGTCGGTGGGCTCCGGCGCCTCCACGAGCTGCACCCGATGGTCCAGCAGCTCCGCAGGGTCCCTTTCTTCCTCTAAGCCGCAAGATCGACACCAGGGAGCGCCCACGACGCCTCCCGTGCCGTTCCCCTTGTCGGGATCCGCCACAGCCATCACCGTCGTCCAGCCGCTCCGGTCCACCCCGCGCTTCCCCGAGCACACCACCGAGCTCCGTG ATGacagagcccaggagatggcggaTCTCGCGAACGACTACTACCCCGACATATCCTACtacttcatggaggccgctggcAACGAGGAGTAG